The Archangium lipolyticum genome contains a region encoding:
- a CDS encoding alpha/beta fold hydrolase: MPTVASSDQTPIHYRVIGDGPRNVLLVHGWMMSGVVFDDMVGKLDTTGLRLVIPDLRGSGKSGAPAGGYTLEQHVRDVLAVADDAGLKRFTVVGHSMGGQLAQWIASQEPSRVEGLVLLCTVPASGMQLPPEAVGLFRTSANDREKQKTILGLACKQLPEAALERLLKDAGAVAKGSIEGSFDAWTGGGFEAKLASITAPTLVVATDDPFLPPAFLREKVANPIKGARLAYLPGPGHYPAVERPVETAALLTSFLAGLGR, encoded by the coding sequence ATGCCGACTGTTGCTTCCAGCGATCAGACGCCCATCCACTACCGCGTCATCGGAGATGGTCCACGCAACGTGTTGCTCGTGCACGGGTGGATGATGTCGGGCGTGGTGTTCGATGACATGGTGGGGAAGCTGGACACCACGGGCCTGCGGCTGGTGATTCCGGACCTGCGCGGCTCGGGGAAGTCCGGGGCGCCCGCTGGAGGCTATACGCTCGAGCAGCACGTGCGCGACGTGCTGGCCGTGGCCGACGACGCGGGGCTCAAGCGCTTCACCGTGGTGGGCCACAGCATGGGCGGGCAGCTCGCCCAGTGGATCGCCTCCCAGGAGCCCTCGCGCGTGGAGGGCCTGGTGCTGCTGTGCACGGTGCCGGCCTCGGGCATGCAGTTGCCGCCGGAGGCGGTGGGATTGTTCCGCACCTCGGCGAATGACCGGGAGAAGCAGAAGACCATCCTCGGGCTGGCGTGCAAGCAGCTCCCGGAGGCGGCGCTGGAGCGGCTGCTGAAGGACGCGGGCGCGGTGGCGAAGGGCTCCATCGAGGGCAGCTTCGACGCGTGGACGGGCGGTGGCTTCGAGGCGAAGCTGGCCTCCATCACCGCGCCCACGCTGGTGGTGGCCACGGATGACCCGTTCCTGCCGCCGGCCTTCCTGCGTGAGAAGGTGGCCAACCCCATCAAGGGCGCGCGCCTGGCGTACCTGCCGGGCCCGGGGCACTACCCGGCGGTGGAACGGCCCGTGGAGACGGCCGCACTTCTCACGTCCTTCCTGGCTGGCCTGGGGCGGTAG
- a CDS encoding AAA family ATPase translates to MINQILIPAGRASSLGLRPPNEPLRGLSQLVVLAGPNGAGKTRYLKLLEQEVERYLTAVKGRATLRWVFPRLDEVLELETKEQLEDWWRVPENKASADSSHVEKATTTLWRQKQEFNHLRFTQDPSQVVWLRYSLSSPGHPDQMSPGVVDRVVEANKKGGIQTASESMHAYFDEVARALYNADHPSLKGTPEVEAQRQDALAFNRLLKSLLGIEIQPGLSSTSRVFAEVRGRRFDPGELSDGEMVLITWAILLHRQHQWLEGSILLIDEPENHLHPDVCIRAIESLRRDVLGEHGQIFLATHSVPLLAHCGLDSIYFVDEGRIEYAGRKLDALIDRLLGGKQGRERLYTFIGETEQRLFYSFAAQCLLPPGVAEAREGDPQQKQFLRLMKSRKAAGRSLRVLDHGAGKGRLALELAEAFRQSGSTERPIEYFVFNDQHYCAPEDERACRAALSRLHPGTETSHYFERFEAIQVGPSQKMDVVLMCNVLHEIPIQEWRRLFHKLADILSEDGLLLLMEDSHPPIGELPNPTGFLLLDGLSAQALFHSNDGVRVIDRDKGGRLIALEIDQRVLRNVSKDSLERALGKIRDCALEEIKHLRGSGDERSAYDRGRLHAHYTMLYTNACLALEA, encoded by the coding sequence GTGATCAACCAGATCCTCATCCCCGCCGGCCGCGCGAGCTCCCTGGGGCTCCGACCGCCGAATGAGCCCCTTCGGGGTCTGTCCCAACTCGTCGTCCTGGCTGGGCCGAACGGGGCTGGCAAGACGCGGTACTTGAAGCTCCTGGAGCAGGAGGTCGAGCGCTACCTGACCGCCGTCAAGGGGCGGGCGACATTGAGATGGGTGTTTCCGCGTCTGGACGAGGTCCTGGAGCTGGAGACCAAGGAGCAGCTCGAGGACTGGTGGAGGGTCCCGGAGAACAAGGCGAGCGCCGACAGTTCTCACGTGGAGAAAGCCACCACGACGCTGTGGCGGCAGAAGCAGGAGTTCAACCACCTCCGCTTCACCCAGGATCCTTCTCAAGTGGTGTGGCTCCGCTATTCGCTGAGCTCACCGGGGCATCCGGACCAGATGTCGCCAGGTGTCGTGGACAGGGTCGTGGAAGCCAACAAGAAGGGGGGCATCCAGACCGCTTCCGAGAGCATGCACGCCTACTTCGACGAGGTCGCGCGAGCGCTCTACAACGCCGATCACCCTTCCTTGAAGGGCACTCCCGAAGTGGAGGCGCAGAGGCAGGATGCCCTGGCGTTCAATCGCCTCCTGAAGAGCCTTCTCGGCATCGAGATCCAGCCCGGGTTGAGCTCCACGTCCCGGGTGTTCGCCGAGGTCCGTGGGCGCCGCTTCGACCCCGGGGAGCTGTCGGATGGGGAGATGGTCCTGATCACCTGGGCGATCCTCCTCCACCGGCAGCATCAGTGGCTGGAAGGCTCCATCCTGCTCATCGACGAGCCGGAGAACCACCTGCACCCGGATGTGTGCATCCGGGCCATCGAGTCCCTGCGCAGGGACGTCCTGGGTGAGCACGGGCAGATCTTCCTGGCCACCCACTCCGTGCCGCTGCTCGCCCATTGCGGCCTGGATTCCATCTACTTCGTCGACGAGGGACGCATCGAGTACGCGGGCAGGAAGCTCGATGCGCTCATCGACCGGCTCCTCGGGGGGAAGCAGGGGCGTGAGCGGCTGTACACCTTCATTGGCGAAACGGAGCAGAGGCTCTTCTACTCCTTCGCCGCGCAGTGCTTGTTGCCGCCGGGGGTCGCGGAGGCGCGGGAGGGAGATCCCCAGCAGAAGCAGTTCCTGCGGTTGATGAAGTCCCGCAAGGCGGCTGGCAGGTCGCTGAGGGTGCTCGACCATGGCGCTGGCAAGGGGCGGCTGGCCCTGGAGCTCGCGGAGGCCTTCCGCCAGAGCGGGAGCACGGAGCGGCCCATCGAGTACTTCGTCTTCAACGACCAGCATTACTGCGCGCCCGAGGATGAGCGGGCCTGCCGCGCGGCGCTCTCCAGGCTCCATCCGGGGACGGAGACGAGTCACTACTTCGAGCGCTTCGAGGCCATCCAGGTGGGGCCGAGCCAGAAGATGGACGTCGTGCTGATGTGCAACGTCCTCCACGAGATTCCCATCCAGGAATGGCGGCGCCTGTTCCACAAGCTGGCGGACATCCTGTCCGAGGACGGCCTCCTGTTGCTCATGGAGGACAGCCACCCGCCCATCGGGGAGCTCCCGAATCCGACGGGGTTCCTCCTGCTCGACGGGCTCTCCGCACAGGCGCTCTTCCACAGCAATGACGGGGTGCGAGTCATCGATCGGGACAAGGGCGGCCGGTTGATCGCCCTGGAGATCGATCAGCGCGTGCTGAGGAATGTCTCCAAGGACAGTCTGGAGCGCGCGCTGGGGAAGATCCGGGACTGCGCGCTGGAGGAGATCAAGCACCTGCGCGGCTCCGGGGATGAGCGCTCCGCGTATGACCGGGGGCGTCTGCACGCGCACTACACGATGCTCTACACGAACGCCTGCCTGGCGCTGGAGGCGTAG
- a CDS encoding glycogen debranching protein, giving the protein MKRPTGSRHPWRSLLAASLLATPILSCGPAQEAEVLPLEGGQEEVGDTQQGAISWTLGAQYDATKSNITFNVYSSRATRIEVYIYSTAYGAQEKVKYVLTKNATTNVWTKTVPVSTLQTTYGITGTVYYGYRAWGPNWTYNSSWTKGSDLGFVADVDAQGNRFNPNKLLIDPYALEISHDPTNASNTDGTIYASGPTYRKVDSGAKAPKGIVLAPDTTSYGTKPTRALKDDVIYEVHVRGLTKGDSSIAAAYQGTYKGAGLKAASLAALGVTAVEFLPVQETDNDDNDVVANTTQDDNYWGYMTLNFFSPDRRYSSDKSPGGPTREFKEMVKAFHDNGIKVFIDVVYNHTGEGGAWSSTDKNTYNVFTFRGLDNPTYYSLTSDMQNSWDNTGVGGNFNTFNPTAQNVILHSLKYWKDELGVDGFRFDLASVLGNTCQHGCFNYDKTNPGTALNAVWNNLSPRPATGGTGADLIAEPWAIGGNSYQVGNFPSGWSEWNGYYRDTFRRDQNEMGVSAVTPGTLATRFAGSSDLYGDDGRKPFNSINFMVAHDGFTLKDLYSCNSKNNLQPWPYGPSDGGEDHNVSWDQGGLAADQRRAARNGFAFLMLSAGTPMFNGGDEFLRTQYCNNNAYNLDSSANWLNYALTTDQTNFKTFAQRLIAFRKAHPALRPANFFSGVDNNGNVMEQMRWFQPSGAVADTAYMGNSENHALAFRIDGTELGDSAAAIYVAYNGWSGAVDFKLPWPFTGKQWYRVTDTCNWAEGANQVATPGTEVLIGGENTNYTVCGRGLIVLIAK; this is encoded by the coding sequence ATGAAGCGTCCAACCGGAAGCCGCCACCCGTGGCGTTCCCTGCTCGCGGCGAGCCTGCTCGCCACTCCGATCCTCTCCTGCGGCCCGGCCCAGGAGGCCGAGGTCCTTCCCCTCGAGGGCGGTCAGGAGGAGGTGGGTGATACGCAGCAGGGCGCCATCTCCTGGACGCTCGGTGCCCAGTACGACGCGACGAAGAGCAACATCACCTTCAACGTCTACTCCTCGCGCGCCACCCGCATCGAGGTCTACATCTACAGCACGGCCTATGGCGCTCAGGAGAAGGTGAAGTACGTCCTGACGAAGAACGCGACCACCAACGTGTGGACGAAGACGGTGCCCGTCTCCACGCTCCAGACGACCTACGGCATCACCGGCACGGTGTACTACGGCTACCGCGCCTGGGGTCCCAACTGGACGTACAACAGCAGCTGGACCAAGGGCTCCGACCTGGGCTTCGTCGCCGACGTCGACGCGCAGGGCAACCGCTTCAACCCGAACAAGCTGCTGATCGACCCCTACGCGCTGGAGATCAGCCACGACCCGACCAACGCCAGCAACACGGACGGCACCATCTACGCCTCCGGCCCTACCTACCGGAAGGTGGACAGCGGAGCCAAGGCGCCCAAGGGCATCGTCCTGGCGCCGGATACCACCAGCTACGGCACCAAGCCCACGCGCGCCCTCAAGGATGACGTCATCTACGAGGTGCACGTGCGCGGCCTCACCAAGGGCGACTCGAGCATCGCCGCCGCCTACCAGGGCACCTACAAGGGCGCGGGCCTGAAGGCCGCGTCGCTGGCGGCCCTGGGCGTCACCGCGGTGGAGTTCCTCCCGGTGCAGGAAACGGACAACGACGACAACGACGTCGTCGCCAACACCACCCAGGACGACAACTACTGGGGGTACATGACCCTCAACTTCTTCTCGCCGGACCGCCGCTACTCCTCCGACAAGTCGCCGGGCGGCCCCACGCGCGAGTTCAAGGAGATGGTCAAGGCCTTCCACGACAACGGCATCAAGGTCTTCATCGACGTGGTCTACAACCACACCGGTGAGGGCGGCGCGTGGAGCTCCACGGACAAGAACACGTACAACGTCTTCACCTTCCGTGGCCTGGACAACCCCACGTACTACAGCCTGACCAGCGACATGCAGAACAGCTGGGACAACACGGGCGTGGGCGGCAACTTCAACACCTTCAACCCCACGGCGCAGAACGTCATCCTCCACTCGCTGAAGTACTGGAAGGACGAGCTGGGGGTGGACGGGTTCCGCTTCGACCTGGCCTCGGTGCTGGGCAACACGTGCCAGCACGGCTGCTTCAACTACGACAAGACGAACCCCGGGACGGCGCTCAACGCGGTCTGGAACAACCTGTCGCCGCGTCCGGCCACTGGCGGCACCGGCGCGGACCTCATCGCCGAGCCGTGGGCCATTGGTGGCAACAGCTACCAGGTGGGCAACTTCCCCAGCGGCTGGTCCGAGTGGAACGGGTACTACCGCGACACCTTCCGCAGGGACCAGAACGAGATGGGCGTGTCGGCGGTGACGCCGGGTACCCTGGCCACGCGCTTCGCGGGCTCCTCGGACCTGTACGGGGATGATGGCCGCAAGCCGTTCAACTCCATCAACTTCATGGTGGCCCACGACGGCTTCACCCTGAAGGACCTCTACAGCTGCAACAGCAAGAACAACCTCCAGCCGTGGCCGTACGGCCCGTCGGATGGTGGCGAGGACCACAACGTCAGCTGGGACCAGGGAGGATTGGCCGCGGACCAGCGCAGGGCGGCGCGCAACGGCTTCGCCTTCCTGATGCTGAGCGCCGGCACGCCGATGTTCAACGGCGGCGACGAGTTCCTCCGCACCCAGTACTGCAACAACAACGCGTACAACCTGGACTCGAGCGCCAACTGGCTCAACTACGCGCTGACCACGGACCAGACGAACTTCAAGACGTTCGCCCAGCGGCTCATCGCCTTCCGCAAGGCGCATCCGGCGCTGCGTCCGGCCAACTTCTTCAGCGGCGTGGACAACAACGGCAACGTGATGGAGCAGATGCGCTGGTTCCAGCCGAGCGGCGCCGTGGCCGACACCGCGTACATGGGCAACAGCGAGAACCACGCGCTCGCCTTCCGCATCGACGGCACCGAGCTCGGTGACTCGGCCGCTGCCATCTACGTGGCATACAACGGCTGGAGCGGCGCGGTGGACTTCAAGCTGCCCTGGCCCTTCACCGGCAAGCAGTGGTACCGCGTGACGGACACCTGCAACTGGGCCGAGGGCGCCAACCAGGTGGCCACCCCCGGCACCGAGGTGCTCATCGGCGGCGAGAACACCAACTACACCGTGTGCGGCCGCGGCCTCATCGTGCTGATCGCGAAGTAG
- a CDS encoding DUF4032 domain-containing protein, which yields MTSSHGLTALHLRQGHPDFLDLPWHLPLGDWNPKVCSRLVEVPRGLSRHTVVFVSYGTDIYALKELPVPVGQREYDVLRGLEDRRLPAVTAVGFARMRMPGEPKEETGVLLTQYLPSSLPYRVLFMNKGLERYRERLLDAMASLLVRLHLGGFYWGDCSLSNVLFRRDAGELQAYAVDAETSELHAKLSDGQRNLDLMIMEENVTGGLADLAAMVELPRTLDVYETARSIRQRYERLWAETHKEISIAPSESYRIHERIRALNELGFSVSEVDLVASGDGSQLRMRTIVTDREYHRHQLHNLTGLVAEERQAALILNEIREVKATLTRELNRSVPLSVAAFRWMDDRFRPTMSQLERELGPAIDEAEIYCQVLEHKWFLSERAKRDVGLKVAVKGYVALRREQPALALLRSASAPLPTVVTEAAVSPDATAEAAGEDDGDEEAPASQVAVPAPSGR from the coding sequence ATGACCTCGTCTCATGGGCTCACCGCGCTGCACCTCCGCCAGGGCCACCCGGACTTCCTGGACCTGCCGTGGCACCTGCCACTGGGGGATTGGAACCCCAAGGTGTGCTCGCGCCTGGTGGAGGTCCCCCGCGGCCTCTCCCGGCACACCGTCGTCTTCGTCAGCTACGGCACGGACATCTACGCGCTCAAGGAGCTGCCCGTGCCCGTGGGGCAGCGTGAGTACGACGTGCTGCGAGGGCTGGAGGACCGGCGGCTGCCGGCGGTGACGGCGGTGGGGTTCGCGCGGATGCGCATGCCGGGCGAGCCCAAGGAAGAGACGGGCGTGCTGCTCACCCAGTACCTGCCCTCGTCGCTGCCCTACCGCGTGCTCTTCATGAACAAGGGCCTGGAGCGCTACCGCGAGCGGTTGCTGGACGCGATGGCCAGCCTGCTGGTGCGCCTGCACCTGGGCGGCTTCTATTGGGGTGACTGCTCCCTGTCCAACGTGCTCTTCCGCCGCGACGCGGGCGAGCTCCAGGCCTACGCGGTGGACGCGGAGACCTCGGAGCTGCACGCGAAGCTCTCGGACGGCCAGCGCAACCTGGACCTGATGATCATGGAGGAGAACGTCACCGGGGGGCTCGCGGACCTGGCGGCGATGGTGGAGCTGCCCCGGACGCTCGACGTGTACGAGACGGCCCGCAGCATCCGCCAGCGCTACGAGCGGCTCTGGGCGGAGACGCACAAGGAGATCTCCATCGCGCCGAGCGAGAGCTACCGCATCCACGAGCGCATCCGCGCGCTCAACGAGCTGGGCTTCTCGGTGAGCGAGGTGGACCTGGTGGCCAGCGGCGACGGGAGCCAGCTGCGGATGCGGACCATCGTGACGGACCGCGAGTACCACCGGCACCAGCTGCACAACCTGACGGGCCTGGTGGCCGAGGAGCGGCAGGCGGCGCTCATCCTCAACGAGATTCGCGAGGTGAAGGCCACGCTGACGCGCGAGCTGAACCGGAGCGTGCCGCTGAGCGTGGCGGCGTTCCGCTGGATGGATGACCGCTTCCGGCCGACGATGAGCCAGCTGGAGCGGGAGCTCGGGCCGGCGATCGACGAGGCTGAAATCTACTGCCAGGTGCTGGAGCACAAGTGGTTCCTGTCCGAGCGGGCGAAGCGGGATGTGGGCCTCAAGGTGGCGGTGAAGGGGTACGTGGCGCTGCGCCGCGAGCAGCCGGCCCTCGCGCTCCTGCGCTCCGCGAGCGCCCCGCTGCCCACCGTGGTCACCGAAGCCGCGGTGTCCCCGGATGCCACGGCGGAGGCCGCGGGCGAGGACGACGGGGACGAGGAGGCCCCTGCCTCCCAGGTGGCCGTCCCCGCTCCCTCGGGGCGGTGA
- a CDS encoding two-component system sensor histidine kinase NtrB: protein MNRQAVASVLLLCIALASVVVGVVYLIRRDRAALVDQFAADRKAQVEAAAREVADALDDAADDLRFAGELLSRPGSVTEHRRELLALLEVVGQYKAIIVLDSTGAQRFAIMDRRAGPAVTRGAVGTVLTETAREALTRTPGDIYTSPPVAAAPGGWFRVFATAYAPSEDGPGGVVAVLVDTEPFFAPLRLIATEPEARLLLIGARGVPTSVSDANLTEWHKRLATEAGSIPAFASLVRHMEAGERGTIRIPEGEAALLGLGAADAIAAYVPIRMRGGAHWAVATLTTTAELRAHERGVILRVALGASLVAFFLVVFGAYVIIASRRAVALQESRRHADRLAHLHEKTQKILDNIPTGVLALSDTGRITAVNQALRERLPPTAVGASLPEAFPNAPAAMVDRLAALVEGACSAERVLSLHGEPLPLFGEAGQYRIHAVPLERHDPEVRVLLVVEDLSNLHALESQLLRAEKLATVGILAAGIAHEIGTPLGVVRGRAEYVQGKLGAQHPQAAGMQVIIEQIDRVSRTIRQLLDFSRVQPVAVKGVALGPLLRGAQELLHGEAERRKVKVEVEVPEGLPALSADPDQLQQVVLNLALNACDACEPGGTVRIAAHLEAPGEAGVWSGVRVTVRDDGCGIPPESLNRVFDPFFTTKKRGQGTGLGLTMVAQIVRNHGGRIELESEPGQGTCVTLWWPATPAPSEERHAV, encoded by the coding sequence ATGAACCGCCAGGCCGTCGCCTCCGTGCTCCTGTTGTGCATCGCGCTCGCGAGCGTGGTGGTGGGCGTCGTCTACCTCATCCGCCGAGACCGCGCGGCCCTGGTGGACCAGTTCGCCGCGGACCGCAAGGCCCAGGTGGAGGCCGCCGCACGCGAGGTGGCCGATGCGCTCGACGACGCGGCCGATGACCTCCGCTTCGCCGGCGAGCTCCTCTCCCGGCCTGGCTCCGTCACCGAGCACCGCCGTGAGCTGCTCGCCCTCCTGGAAGTGGTGGGGCAGTACAAGGCCATCATCGTGCTCGACTCCACGGGAGCGCAGCGCTTCGCCATCATGGACCGGCGCGCCGGCCCGGCCGTCACGCGAGGGGCCGTGGGCACCGTCCTCACGGAGACGGCCCGCGAGGCCCTCACCCGGACGCCCGGGGACATCTACACCTCGCCCCCCGTGGCCGCCGCGCCCGGAGGTTGGTTCCGCGTCTTCGCCACCGCCTACGCGCCCTCCGAGGACGGGCCCGGCGGCGTCGTCGCCGTGCTGGTGGACACCGAGCCCTTCTTCGCTCCCCTGCGGCTCATCGCCACGGAGCCCGAGGCGCGGCTGCTGCTCATCGGCGCGCGCGGCGTGCCCACCTCGGTGAGTGATGCCAACCTCACCGAGTGGCACAAGCGGCTGGCGACGGAGGCGGGCAGCATCCCCGCCTTCGCGTCGCTCGTGCGGCACATGGAGGCGGGTGAGCGCGGCACCATCCGCATCCCCGAGGGCGAAGCGGCCCTGCTGGGTCTGGGCGCGGCGGATGCCATCGCGGCCTACGTCCCCATCCGCATGCGCGGCGGCGCCCACTGGGCCGTGGCCACGCTCACCACCACCGCCGAGCTGCGCGCCCACGAGCGCGGCGTCATCCTCCGGGTGGCGCTCGGTGCCTCGCTGGTGGCCTTCTTCCTCGTCGTCTTCGGCGCCTACGTCATCATCGCCTCGCGCCGCGCCGTCGCCCTCCAGGAGAGCCGCCGTCACGCGGACCGGCTCGCCCACCTGCACGAGAAGACGCAGAAGATTCTCGACAACATCCCCACCGGCGTCCTCGCCCTGTCCGACACCGGGCGCATCACCGCCGTCAACCAGGCCCTGCGCGAGCGGCTGCCTCCCACCGCCGTGGGCGCCTCGCTCCCCGAGGCCTTCCCCAACGCACCCGCCGCCATGGTGGATCGGCTCGCCGCGCTGGTGGAGGGCGCGTGCTCCGCCGAGCGCGTCCTCAGCCTCCACGGCGAGCCGCTTCCCCTCTTCGGCGAGGCGGGCCAGTACCGCATCCACGCCGTGCCCCTGGAGCGGCACGACCCCGAGGTGCGCGTGCTGCTCGTGGTGGAGGACCTGAGCAACCTCCACGCGCTCGAGTCGCAGCTGCTGCGCGCGGAGAAGCTGGCCACGGTGGGCATCCTCGCCGCCGGGATTGCCCACGAGATTGGCACGCCGCTGGGCGTGGTGCGCGGCCGCGCCGAGTACGTGCAGGGCAAGCTGGGCGCGCAGCACCCGCAGGCCGCGGGCATGCAGGTCATCATCGAGCAGATAGACAGGGTGAGCCGCACCATCCGCCAGCTGCTGGACTTCTCGCGGGTGCAGCCGGTGGCGGTGAAGGGCGTGGCGCTCGGGCCGCTATTGCGGGGCGCGCAGGAGCTGCTGCACGGCGAGGCCGAGCGGCGCAAGGTGAAGGTGGAGGTGGAGGTGCCCGAGGGCCTGCCCGCCCTGTCGGCGGACCCGGACCAGCTGCAGCAGGTGGTGCTCAACCTGGCCCTCAACGCGTGCGATGCGTGCGAGCCCGGGGGCACGGTGCGCATCGCCGCCCACCTGGAGGCGCCGGGAGAGGCGGGGGTCTGGAGCGGAGTGCGGGTGACGGTGCGGGACGACGGGTGCGGCATTCCTCCGGAGAGCCTCAACCGCGTCTTCGACCCGTTCTTCACCACGAAGAAGCGCGGCCAGGGCACGGGGCTGGGGCTGACGATGGTGGCTCAGATCGTCCGCAACCACGGGGGCCGCATCGAGCTGGAGAGCGAGCCCGGCCAGGGCACGTGCGTGACGCTGTGGTGGCCCGCCACGCCCGCGCCGAGCGAGGAGCGACATGCCGTCTGA
- a CDS encoding helix-turn-helix domain-containing protein gives MPSHLPPKVRARLARAIRETLRTARESAALTQEEMARRLGLGSSTYGRLERGTLSPGLPTLRQLSQVLCLSLDALLGPECAAAVERASRPPRRRRPARSGAPRARASRGHASPRQVLPVPPQVYPVMRRDSWELLAAAPSLPVTEVVPLLLVRRGTPLALVVDVG, from the coding sequence ATGCCAAGTCACCTTCCTCCCAAGGTCCGCGCACGGTTGGCCCGGGCCATCCGGGAGACCCTTCGCACCGCCCGCGAGAGCGCGGCGCTCACCCAGGAGGAGATGGCTCGGCGGCTCGGCCTGGGCTCCTCCACCTATGGCCGGCTCGAGCGTGGCACCCTGTCTCCCGGGCTCCCCACCCTGCGGCAGCTCAGCCAGGTGCTGTGCCTCTCCCTGGACGCGCTGCTCGGCCCCGAGTGCGCGGCGGCCGTGGAGCGGGCCTCCAGGCCTCCTCGCCGGCGGCGCCCGGCGCGCTCGGGTGCTCCTCGTGCCCGTGCCTCGCGAGGACACGCCTCTCCGCGTCAGGTCCTCCCCGTGCCTCCCCAGGTGTACCCCGTCATGCGGCGGGACTCGTGGGAGCTGCTGGCGGCGGCTCCGAGCCTTCCGGTGACGGAGGTCGTTCCGCTCCTCCTCGTGCGGAGGGGCACGCCGCTGGCGCTCGTGGTGGACGTGGGGTGA
- a CDS encoding sigma-54-dependent transcriptional regulator, with product MPSEGRVLVVDDHVEMARLLADHLTDAGYTVDVATSGQEALSVVSGRVLDAVVCDLRMEQVDGFDVLAAVRKVDPLLPVLIMTAFGGVENAVEAMRRGATHYFTKPFRLDEVLLYVQRAIAERRLREENRALRQAVGDRSAYAALVGRSAPMRTLYELVERVAHSPAPVLVRGESGSGKELVARALHFEGPRKAGPFVAVNCTAIPNALLESELFGHVKGSFTGATTPRRGLFLEADGGTLFLDEIGDMAPELQAKLLRVLEDGEVRAVGADASRKVDVRVVAATHQELEARVREGRFRQDLFYRLNVVPLHVPSLRERREDIPLLVEHFVAQSRKRNPRARLTGFTPEALAALATAPWPGNVRELENLVERLAVVTVQELVDLPTLQLHAPGVTADTHPLSRAQARLVPLRQLEGEYIAYVVAQCGGNKTKAAEILGIDVSTIHRRERERSGNGS from the coding sequence ATGCCGTCTGAGGGACGAGTGCTGGTGGTGGATGACCACGTGGAGATGGCGCGGCTGCTGGCCGACCACCTCACGGACGCGGGCTACACGGTGGACGTGGCCACCAGCGGCCAGGAGGCCCTCTCCGTGGTGAGCGGGCGCGTCCTGGACGCCGTGGTGTGCGACCTGCGCATGGAGCAGGTGGACGGCTTCGACGTGCTGGCCGCGGTGCGCAAGGTGGACCCCCTGCTGCCGGTGCTCATCATGACGGCCTTCGGCGGGGTGGAGAACGCCGTGGAGGCCATGCGGCGCGGGGCCACGCACTACTTCACCAAGCCCTTCCGGTTGGACGAGGTGCTGCTGTACGTGCAGCGCGCCATCGCCGAGCGGCGGCTGCGCGAGGAGAACCGGGCGCTGCGCCAGGCCGTGGGAGACCGCTCGGCCTACGCGGCCCTGGTGGGCCGCAGCGCTCCCATGCGCACGTTGTACGAGCTCGTCGAGCGCGTGGCGCACTCGCCCGCGCCGGTGCTGGTGCGCGGCGAGAGCGGCTCGGGCAAGGAGCTGGTGGCCAGGGCGCTGCACTTCGAGGGCCCTCGCAAGGCCGGCCCCTTCGTGGCGGTGAACTGCACGGCCATCCCCAACGCGCTGCTGGAGAGCGAGCTCTTCGGCCACGTGAAGGGCAGCTTCACCGGCGCCACCACGCCCCGGCGCGGCCTCTTCCTGGAGGCGGACGGCGGCACGCTCTTCCTCGACGAGATTGGCGACATGGCGCCCGAGCTCCAGGCCAAGCTCCTGCGCGTTCTGGAGGATGGCGAGGTGCGCGCGGTGGGCGCGGATGCCTCGCGCAAGGTGGACGTGCGCGTGGTGGCGGCCACGCACCAGGAGCTCGAGGCGCGCGTGCGCGAGGGCCGCTTCCGGCAGGATCTCTTCTACCGGCTCAACGTGGTGCCGCTGCACGTGCCGTCCCTGCGCGAGCGCCGCGAGGACATCCCCCTCCTGGTGGAGCACTTCGTCGCCCAGTCGCGCAAGCGCAACCCCCGCGCGCGCCTCACCGGCTTCACCCCCGAGGCCCTCGCCGCGCTCGCCACCGCGCCGTGGCCCGGCAACGTCCGCGAGCTGGAGAACCTCGTCGAGCGCCTCGCCGTGGTGACGGTGCAGGAGCTGGTGGACCTGCCCACGCTCCAACTCCACGCGCCCGGTGTGACGGCGGATACCCATCCGCTGTCACGGGCCCAGGCCCGGCTCGTGCCGTTGCGGCAGCTCGAAGGGGAGTACATCGCCTACGTGGTGGCGCAATGCGGTGGCAACAAGACGAAGGCAGCGGAAATCCTCGGCATCGACGTCTCCACCATCCACCGCCGCGAGCGCGAGCGGAGTGGAAACGGCTCGTAG